In Halorientalis sp. LT38, a genomic segment contains:
- a CDS encoding ArsR/SmtB family transcription factor, with amino-acid sequence MSEDWELAEVLDLLSDEYARSILAATSVEPMSAKELSEQVNASLPTVYRRIEWLQEYELLEERTKVELSGNHHKVYSATLGRFAMDLAEGGYEATIERTSRTEFPGEDAEDTADRFTKMWENL; translated from the coding sequence GTGAGTGAGGACTGGGAGCTGGCCGAGGTTCTCGACCTGCTCAGCGACGAGTACGCCCGCTCCATCCTCGCAGCCACGAGCGTCGAACCCATGTCCGCCAAAGAGCTCTCCGAACAGGTTAACGCGTCCCTCCCGACCGTCTACCGACGGATCGAGTGGCTCCAGGAGTACGAACTCCTCGAGGAACGCACGAAAGTCGAACTGAGCGGCAACCACCACAAGGTGTACTCGGCGACGCTCGGTCGCTTCGCGATGGACCTCGCCGAGGGCGGGTACGAGGCCACCATCGAGCGCACCTCACGGACCGAATTCCCCGGCGAGGACGCCGAGGACACCGCAGACCGCTTCACGAAAATGTGGGAGAACCTCTGA
- a CDS encoding DUF7521 family protein, which yields MIGIAQLSYWLILGLSLGSVLVGGYVGYQAYRGFRRHDSRPMQYLSIGLFLLTAVAFGLSFIGSLLLQQGILPLRFEQPLVILTRFLQFLGVSFIAYSLHKR from the coding sequence ATGATCGGGATCGCACAGCTGTCCTACTGGCTGATCCTCGGGCTGTCGCTGGGCTCGGTCCTCGTCGGCGGCTACGTGGGCTACCAGGCCTACCGCGGGTTCCGCCGCCACGACAGCCGGCCGATGCAGTACCTCTCCATCGGCCTGTTCCTCCTCACGGCGGTGGCCTTCGGCCTCTCCTTTATAGGCTCCCTCCTCCTCCAGCAGGGGATCCTCCCCCTGCGCTTCGAGCAGCCGCTCGTGATCCTGACGCGGTTCCTGCAGTTCCTCGGCGTCTCCTTCATCGCCTACTCGCTGCACAAGCGGTAA
- a CDS encoding DUF7524 family protein: MPEELPVQVNRRERNSMEIPAAIETDDSFVIRVHNHGNASRVHVHLDERLSAVASLPETNFYVEANGTTDIPVSVHEHRPVRGKIKLSTGYGATTRWVDVELVEPDDTGTVEVDESLAEPQGGETDADAGTAEAGSASLLTERPELPVLALGLLAVAVAIGAATVFESGAVAAGAVIVFVAVVVAGVLLVR, from the coding sequence GTGCCCGAAGAGTTACCCGTGCAAGTGAACCGTCGGGAGCGCAACTCCATGGAGATCCCGGCGGCCATCGAGACCGACGACTCCTTCGTCATCAGGGTCCACAACCACGGGAACGCGAGCCGGGTCCACGTCCACCTCGACGAGCGCCTGTCGGCCGTCGCCTCGCTCCCGGAGACCAACTTCTACGTGGAGGCCAACGGCACCACCGACATCCCGGTCAGCGTCCACGAACACCGCCCCGTCCGCGGGAAGATCAAGCTCTCGACCGGCTACGGCGCGACGACGCGCTGGGTCGACGTCGAACTGGTCGAACCCGACGACACCGGGACCGTCGAGGTCGACGAGAGCCTCGCTGAACCCCAGGGCGGCGAGACAGACGCCGACGCCGGGACCGCCGAAGCTGGGTCCGCGTCGCTGCTCACCGAGCGGCCCGAGTTGCCGGTCCTCGCGCTCGGACTGCTGGCGGTCGCGGTCGCCATCGGGGCGGCGACGGTCTTCGAGAGCGGCGCGGTGGCCGCCGGCGCGGTGATCGTCTTCGTCGCCGTCGTCGTCGCGGGCGTCCTCCTGGTCCGCTAG
- a CDS encoding NADH-quinone oxidoreductase subunit N codes for MIPLQTSNTLPDWAALAPALLLGLTALALFLVDSIDSDDRSPALLAGLATGGSVLAMAVTGWFLVAGTGMPRTGGELSLFGGQLVVDGMSLFFTFVFTSVAALVSVASYDYLADRPHQAEYYSLLLLATTGMTVMASANSLATAFVALELSSLPSYGLVAYLKDNRGSVEAGMKYFLIGALSSAVLVYGISLVYAATGALQFGGVADAVGGVENTGVLGIGILMVMGGFAFKTASVPFHFWAPEAYEGAPAPISGFLSSASKAAGFVLAFRVFVTAFPLEAVAATIDWALAFTVLALVTMTLGNFAAATQENVKRMLAYSSIGHAGYALIGLAVLTGTADPGYALGASMLHLFVYGFMNTGAFLFVALVEHWGVGRTFEDYNGLGEQAPIASFAMTIFLFSLAGLPIGGGALSKWALLSATASAATFSAWLLAGALIVNSALSLFYYSRVVKAMWIEDATGDFEVTSHPAGLYAAIVVAAVATFLLLPAFGLVSGTAYDAASALF; via the coding sequence ATGATCCCACTCCAGACGTCGAACACGTTGCCGGACTGGGCGGCGCTGGCCCCTGCACTCTTGCTCGGGCTGACCGCGCTCGCCCTGTTCCTGGTCGATAGCATCGACTCCGACGACCGCTCGCCGGCCCTGCTCGCCGGCCTCGCGACCGGCGGCTCGGTGCTCGCGATGGCCGTCACGGGCTGGTTCCTGGTCGCCGGGACCGGGATGCCGCGCACGGGCGGCGAACTGAGCCTCTTCGGCGGCCAGCTGGTCGTCGACGGGATGAGCCTGTTCTTCACGTTCGTCTTCACGAGCGTGGCGGCGCTCGTCTCCGTCGCGAGCTACGACTACCTGGCCGACCGGCCCCACCAGGCCGAGTACTACTCGCTGTTGCTGCTCGCGACCACCGGGATGACGGTGATGGCCTCGGCCAACAGCCTCGCGACGGCGTTCGTCGCGCTCGAACTGTCGAGCCTCCCGTCCTACGGGCTGGTCGCCTACCTCAAGGACAACCGCGGGAGCGTCGAAGCGGGGATGAAGTACTTCCTGATCGGCGCGCTCTCCTCGGCGGTGCTGGTCTACGGGATCAGCCTGGTCTACGCGGCCACGGGCGCGCTGCAGTTCGGCGGCGTCGCCGACGCGGTCGGCGGCGTTGAGAACACGGGCGTCCTCGGCATCGGGATCCTGATGGTGATGGGGGGGTTCGCCTTCAAGACCGCCTCCGTGCCCTTCCACTTCTGGGCGCCGGAGGCCTACGAGGGCGCGCCGGCACCCATCTCCGGGTTCCTCTCGTCGGCCTCGAAGGCCGCCGGGTTCGTGCTCGCGTTCCGCGTGTTCGTCACCGCCTTCCCGCTCGAGGCGGTCGCCGCCACCATCGACTGGGCGCTTGCCTTCACCGTGCTCGCGCTGGTGACGATGACGCTCGGGAACTTCGCCGCGGCCACCCAGGAGAACGTCAAGCGGATGCTGGCGTACTCCTCGATCGGCCACGCCGGCTACGCCCTGATCGGCCTGGCTGTGCTGACGGGGACGGCCGACCCTGGCTACGCCCTGGGCGCGAGCATGCTCCACCTGTTCGTCTACGGGTTCATGAACACCGGCGCGTTCCTGTTCGTCGCACTCGTCGAGCACTGGGGCGTCGGTCGGACCTTCGAGGACTACAACGGCCTCGGTGAACAGGCGCCCATCGCCTCCTTCGCGATGACCATCTTCCTGTTCAGCCTCGCGGGCCTGCCGATCGGCGGCGGCGCGCTCTCGAAGTGGGCGCTCCTGTCGGCCACCGCCAGCGCCGCGACGTTCTCGGCCTGGCTGCTGGCCGGCGCGCTCATCGTCAACAGCGCGCTCTCGCTGTTCTACTACTCCCGGGTCGTCAAGGCCATGTGGATCGAAGACGCGACCGGCGACTTCGAGGTCACGTCCCACCCGGCCGGCCTCTACGCCGCGATCGTCGTCGCGGCCGTCGCGACCTTCCTCCTGCTCCCCGCCTTCGGCCTCGTCTCGGGGACCGCCTACGACGCCGCCTCGGCGCTGTTCTGA
- a CDS encoding DNA-directed RNA polymerase subunit L, protein MELRVIEKSDTELSIEIAGEDHTFMNVLKGALLESDGVEAATYDVNPEQSGGQTEPILTVKTEEDVDALDALEAGAESVMDKADDFRTAFEAAA, encoded by the coding sequence ATGGAACTGCGGGTCATCGAGAAATCCGATACGGAGCTCTCTATCGAGATCGCGGGCGAGGATCACACCTTCATGAACGTGCTGAAGGGCGCACTGCTGGAGTCCGACGGCGTCGAGGCCGCGACCTACGACGTGAACCCCGAACAGTCCGGCGGTCAGACCGAACCGATCCTCACTGTGAAGACCGAGGAGGACGTCGACGCGCTGGACGCCCTCGAGGCCGGCGCCGAGAGCGTCATGGACAAGGCCGACGACTTCCGTACCGCCTTCGAGGCCGCGGCCTGA
- a CDS encoding adenylosuccinate synthase has protein sequence MTVTIVGSQLGDEGKGGIVDLYGDAADVVVRYQGGDNAGHTVVEGDEEYKLSLVPSGAVRGKVGVLGNGCVVNPRTLFDELDALRERGLDPDVRVAERAHVILPYHRVLDGIEEEVKSETDDEVGTTGRGIGPTYEDKAGRRGVRIGDLLAPEVLRDRLEYAVPQKRALVEDVYGLDVADLEDPEAFDVDALYEEFSEFGRRLDEEGMTVNAGEFLASAIDDGENVIFEGAQGTIIDIDHGNYPFVTSSNPTAGGACTGTGLAPGLVGDGEVIGIVKAYLTRVGSGPMPTELGGVVGDTPGYEEQGEGDEEELATYIREEGDEYGTVTGRPRRVGWLDVPMLRHATRASGFTGLAVNHVDTLAGLDELNVGHTYTLDGEELRTMPATTEQWADCEVNLRSFDGWPEQDWEAVASEGYDALHENARAYLDYLSEELDAPIYAVGVGPGRSQTIVRERPF, from the coding sequence ATGACCGTAACTATCGTTGGGTCCCAGCTGGGCGACGAGGGCAAAGGCGGCATCGTCGACCTCTACGGCGACGCCGCCGACGTCGTCGTCCGCTACCAGGGCGGCGACAACGCCGGTCACACTGTCGTCGAGGGCGACGAGGAGTACAAGCTGTCGCTCGTCCCCAGTGGGGCCGTTCGCGGGAAAGTCGGCGTGCTCGGCAACGGGTGCGTCGTCAACCCCCGCACGCTGTTCGACGAACTCGACGCGCTCAGAGAGCGCGGGCTCGACCCCGACGTGCGCGTCGCCGAGCGCGCACACGTCATTCTCCCCTATCACCGGGTGCTGGACGGTATCGAGGAGGAAGTCAAGAGCGAGACCGACGACGAGGTCGGCACGACCGGGCGCGGCATCGGGCCCACCTACGAGGACAAGGCCGGCCGCCGCGGCGTCCGGATCGGTGACCTGCTGGCGCCCGAGGTGCTCCGCGACCGCCTCGAGTACGCCGTCCCGCAGAAACGCGCCCTCGTCGAGGACGTCTACGGACTCGACGTCGCCGACCTCGAGGACCCCGAGGCCTTCGACGTCGACGCCCTCTACGAGGAGTTCAGCGAGTTCGGCCGCCGACTGGACGAGGAGGGGATGACCGTCAACGCCGGCGAGTTCCTCGCCAGCGCCATCGACGACGGCGAGAACGTCATCTTCGAGGGCGCCCAGGGGACGATCATCGACATCGACCACGGCAACTACCCCTTCGTCACGTCCTCGAACCCGACGGCGGGCGGCGCCTGCACCGGGACCGGCCTCGCCCCGGGCCTCGTCGGCGACGGCGAAGTGATCGGCATCGTCAAGGCCTACCTGACCCGCGTCGGGAGCGGCCCGATGCCCACCGAACTCGGCGGCGTCGTCGGCGACACGCCGGGCTACGAGGAACAGGGCGAAGGGGACGAGGAGGAACTCGCGACCTACATCCGCGAAGAGGGCGACGAGTACGGGACCGTGACGGGCCGGCCGCGCCGCGTCGGCTGGCTCGACGTCCCGATGCTCCGCCACGCGACGCGAGCCAGCGGGTTCACCGGCCTCGCGGTCAACCACGTCGACACGCTCGCCGGCCTCGACGAACTCAACGTGGGTCACACCTACACGCTCGACGGCGAGGAACTCCGGACCATGCCGGCCACCACCGAGCAGTGGGCCGACTGCGAGGTCAACCTCCGATCCTTCGACGGCTGGCCCGAGCAGGACTGGGAAGCCGTCGCGAGCGAGGGCTACGACGCGCTCCACGAGAACGCCCGCGCCTACCTGGACTACCTCAGCGAGGAACTCGACGCGCCGATCTACGCGGTCGGCGTCGGCCCGGGTCGCTCCCAGACCATCGTCCGCGAGCGGCCGTTCTGA
- a CDS encoding methytransferase partner Trm112, with amino-acid sequence MREDLMDIICCPLDKHDLELEVDSREDDEILDGRLVCTECGEEYPIEDGIPNLLPPDMREETPA; translated from the coding sequence ATGCGCGAGGACCTGATGGACATCATCTGCTGTCCGCTCGATAAACACGACCTCGAACTGGAGGTCGACAGCCGCGAGGACGACGAGATCCTCGACGGCCGACTCGTCTGCACCGAGTGCGGCGAGGAGTATCCCATCGAGGACGGCATCCCGAACCTGCTGCCGCCGGACATGCGCGAAGAGACCCCGGCGTAG
- a CDS encoding DR2241 family protein, producing the protein MSETAVRRLLAAADEDGVDCDGLRVEAATAGYRFRTPEIERDGLSESALRDVAADHSAYVTNWHFWEHVAPDAPADRAYLRWLEGADETPVPERYERLAEGTGREWGQLRLSVEGDDDGDRRYEVRHVDDVDAPVGDLERHEDPLDARELAKRDDRGRYRPLKTAPTLRDGWVFADLDPGELVSTVDFVYPATVVNWHREREGDLDVDHWTETMGRQSGIYGVIETWNRQEGHEHVNWVAEACCDDSQCLKRREWEYDDETDLDVDGGDGAFPCREPCSLVVSAARQWTKLEGEESRTYEFELTPSEKDQLEAIVDAVADGRTEEIREADVYEGANRYRTRYLRAKLFDDEGNLCGVETED; encoded by the coding sequence ATGAGCGAGACGGCGGTGCGCCGGCTGCTTGCAGCCGCTGACGAGGACGGCGTCGACTGCGACGGCCTCCGGGTCGAGGCCGCGACGGCGGGCTACCGCTTCCGAACGCCGGAGATCGAACGCGATGGACTCTCCGAGTCCGCGCTACGCGACGTGGCCGCCGACCACTCGGCCTACGTCACGAACTGGCACTTCTGGGAGCACGTCGCGCCCGACGCCCCCGCCGACCGCGCCTACCTGCGCTGGCTCGAAGGGGCCGACGAGACGCCCGTGCCCGAGCGATACGAGCGACTGGCCGAGGGAACGGGCCGCGAGTGGGGCCAGTTGCGCCTGTCCGTCGAAGGGGACGACGACGGTGACCGGCGCTACGAGGTGCGCCACGTCGACGACGTCGACGCACCCGTCGGGGATCTGGAGCGCCACGAGGACCCGCTGGACGCCCGCGAACTGGCGAAACGCGACGACCGCGGTCGGTACCGACCGCTGAAGACCGCGCCGACGCTCCGGGACGGGTGGGTCTTCGCCGACCTCGACCCCGGAGAGCTCGTCAGCACGGTCGATTTCGTCTACCCGGCGACCGTGGTCAACTGGCACCGCGAACGGGAGGGCGACCTCGACGTCGACCACTGGACGGAGACGATGGGGCGCCAGAGCGGCATCTACGGCGTGATCGAGACCTGGAACCGCCAGGAGGGCCACGAACACGTGAACTGGGTCGCCGAGGCCTGCTGTGACGACTCCCAGTGTCTCAAGCGCCGCGAGTGGGAGTACGACGACGAGACCGACCTCGACGTCGACGGCGGCGACGGCGCCTTCCCCTGCCGGGAACCGTGTTCGCTCGTCGTCTCCGCGGCCCGGCAGTGGACGAAACTCGAGGGCGAGGAGTCACGGACCTACGAGTTCGAGCTCACGCCGAGCGAGAAGGACCAGCTCGAGGCCATCGTCGACGCGGTCGCCGACGGCCGGACCGAGGAGATCAGGGAGGCCGACGTCTACGAGGGCGCCAACCGGTACCGGACGCGCTACCTCCGGGCCAAGCTGTTCGACGACGAGGGCAACCTCTGTGGCGTCGAGACCGAGGACTAG
- a CDS encoding LolA family protein, whose product MASRFVTPKRLVVAVVVLVGVFGVFGLVQTGAEEPESATQIGANAAERFASIDGLNATRRTVVTGGDETHESVHRVSLRPTDGLFRERLVRGPGPANNVTVSNGSVMWWRNRHSGNVTRLDLSSTDRPTERTQGERIADLFSRLNVTESGAGTAATPTPGIDPLPSVPESGAPQGARAGETTAEMRDAAFGVRYNGTDTVDGRTVYVLSITPRNESLVDEYEQRLWVDAERFFPLKRETAWMADGERHSQTVIYENVTFDPGLSDSVFEYDSPADASVERKDQPRIDTYSSTAALRSQTNFSVPEPTLPSTFTLQYASRSDGRGITNVGLRYANATSRVTVTKATISSSSEGDWQVSIGDRSADVRVGYTNYVTWSCDGYYYKVFSEDLGPDLLIEIARSVGCE is encoded by the coding sequence ATGGCGTCCAGATTCGTCACCCCGAAACGCCTCGTCGTCGCGGTCGTGGTGCTGGTCGGGGTGTTCGGTGTGTTCGGACTCGTCCAGACGGGCGCGGAGGAGCCGGAGTCTGCGACGCAGATCGGCGCGAACGCCGCCGAGCGATTCGCGTCGATCGACGGGCTCAACGCGACGCGACGGACCGTCGTGACGGGCGGCGACGAGACCCACGAGTCGGTCCACCGCGTGTCGCTACGACCCACCGACGGGCTGTTTCGCGAGCGACTGGTACGCGGGCCGGGACCGGCCAACAACGTGACCGTCTCGAACGGCTCGGTGATGTGGTGGCGGAACCGCCACTCGGGGAACGTGACGCGGCTCGATTTGAGCAGTACCGACCGCCCGACGGAGCGCACGCAGGGCGAGCGCATCGCGGATCTGTTCTCGCGGCTGAACGTCACGGAGTCGGGGGCCGGGACGGCGGCCACACCGACGCCGGGGATCGATCCGCTACCCTCGGTCCCCGAGTCCGGCGCTCCCCAGGGCGCACGGGCCGGGGAGACCACGGCCGAGATGCGCGACGCGGCCTTCGGGGTCAGGTACAACGGGACCGACACCGTCGACGGGCGCACGGTGTACGTCCTCTCGATCACGCCGCGCAACGAGTCGCTGGTCGACGAGTACGAGCAACGGCTCTGGGTGGACGCGGAGCGGTTCTTCCCGCTGAAACGCGAAACCGCGTGGATGGCCGACGGCGAACGCCACTCGCAGACGGTGATCTACGAGAACGTGACCTTCGACCCGGGGCTGTCGGACTCGGTGTTCGAGTACGACTCGCCGGCCGACGCGTCGGTCGAGCGCAAGGACCAGCCCCGCATCGACACGTACTCGTCGACGGCAGCGTTGCGGTCCCAGACGAACTTCTCCGTGCCGGAGCCGACGCTGCCGTCGACCTTCACACTGCAGTACGCCTCCCGGAGCGACGGTCGCGGGATCACGAACGTCGGCCTCCGCTACGCGAACGCGACCAGTCGCGTGACCGTGACCAAGGCCACGATCAGTTCCTCGTCCGAGGGCGACTGGCAGGTGTCGATCGGCGATCGAAGCGCCGACGTCCGGGTCGGGTACACGAACTACGTCACCTGGTCGTGCGACGGCTACTACTACAAGGTGTTCAGCGAGGACCTCGGTCCGGACCTGCTGATCGAGATCGCGAGATCCGTCGGGTGTGAGTGA
- a CDS encoding group I truncated hemoglobin, whose protein sequence is MEAETLYDRLGGSDGIEAVVDDFYDRMLDDERMRPFFEDVDMERQRRHQRLFISQVAGGPVEYDGANMRAAHEHLGLTQSDFEVVVDHLGASLDACGVDRGDAEAVLAAVRELEDDVLCR, encoded by the coding sequence ATGGAGGCCGAGACCCTCTACGATCGGCTGGGTGGATCGGACGGTATCGAGGCGGTCGTCGACGACTTCTACGACCGGATGCTCGACGACGAGCGGATGCGCCCGTTCTTCGAGGACGTGGACATGGAGCGCCAGCGTCGCCACCAGCGGCTGTTCATCAGTCAGGTCGCCGGTGGCCCGGTCGAGTACGACGGGGCGAACATGCGCGCCGCACACGAACACCTCGGGCTCACGCAGTCGGACTTCGAGGTGGTCGTCGACCACCTCGGTGCGAGCCTCGACGCCTGCGGCGTGGACCGGGGCGACGCCGAGGCGGTGCTCGCCGCGGTCCGAGAACTGGAAGACGACGTGCTCTGTCGGTGA
- a CDS encoding DUF7527 domain-containing protein, whose protein sequence is MTTRAVEQVDDWDARPFSGGYAALHDLADEEFSGIVAAGPTRLCMTSGKVIGVLDGTIDDFVDASGTAYEAPSPALPLLAVMQDRSDEVRAQYYTEETAIEEVDRTLTQGNFTGFVELSENVLSGDYYLVYHQGRSMSVAWVGASDNLLIEDEAFEQANDEVGIYEVRPVDIEVLEIPEPTGAAAGGGADPDDGTSATETEGAESSATEAAATASSAEVDAADSEADDATDDPASTDSAGADASDADTDDADTVDEGAPETADPEEVHVADAEASDGADERAAEPEPAAESDPATADESGDPTAESRADAQSGRDDGNEHRASSGRRTDQQPRQEPTGTQEPTRTQEQSTRSQQDPGARRTPERGDAGVAKSGRSGRQSRDSDAASVADLETRSIPSLDPERTNEPGSDQADRAGPSPAAGGPTPRSEADPGAATGGNPEPTPSGRVDQPEQGPAGERGAGREPEDAAAQGGRGNPQPEPAETEAAGEPAGSADPAEIEELEAKVDEREAEIEELESELETVSEERDELAAERDELEERVERLERRIDELRTEEGGESVADRERLGPGEAIQGTNLFVRYESKGEATLEAAHAGKAEASAVNANLQLQYHTQFEADDVAVDGEPFQEYLTDTIQYRFVEWVVRVLPYEIRDTGHQEALGPLYDALPQIDRADLNGAITVQYEEDGEQHRSQESFDVILRDRMGNPLLVANMNESRQPASQDMMEGLIAAGQRVGESKESLTGAFLVTSSFFEPEAMEAAADATGSGLLSRDKRESFVKLSRKDGFHLCLVEAREEKFNLSVPEI, encoded by the coding sequence ATGACGACACGCGCGGTCGAGCAGGTCGACGACTGGGACGCCCGACCGTTCTCGGGCGGGTACGCCGCCCTGCACGACCTTGCCGACGAGGAATTCTCCGGTATCGTCGCGGCGGGACCGACGCGACTCTGCATGACGTCGGGGAAGGTGATCGGCGTCCTGGACGGGACGATCGACGACTTCGTCGACGCCTCGGGGACCGCCTACGAGGCGCCTTCGCCCGCCTTGCCCCTGCTCGCGGTCATGCAGGACCGCAGCGACGAGGTCCGGGCCCAGTACTACACCGAGGAGACGGCCATCGAGGAGGTCGACCGCACGCTCACACAGGGGAACTTCACCGGCTTCGTCGAACTCTCCGAGAACGTCCTCAGCGGCGACTACTATCTCGTCTACCACCAGGGGCGCTCGATGAGCGTGGCCTGGGTCGGCGCGAGCGACAACCTCCTGATCGAGGACGAGGCCTTCGAGCAGGCCAACGACGAGGTCGGCATCTACGAGGTCCGACCCGTCGACATCGAAGTCCTCGAGATCCCCGAACCGACGGGCGCGGCGGCCGGCGGGGGCGCGGACCCCGACGACGGGACGAGCGCGACGGAGACAGAAGGCGCGGAATCCAGTGCGACCGAGGCCGCTGCGACGGCGAGCAGCGCAGAGGTCGATGCGGCGGACTCGGAAGCCGACGACGCGACGGACGATCCGGCAAGCACGGATTCGGCCGGCGCAGACGCGAGCGACGCGGACACGGACGACGCCGACACGGTCGACGAGGGGGCACCGGAGACGGCGGACCCCGAGGAAGTCCACGTCGCCGACGCCGAGGCCAGCGACGGGGCGGACGAGCGGGCCGCCGAACCGGAGCCCGCGGCCGAGAGCGACCCGGCTACCGCTGACGAGTCGGGCGATCCCACGGCGGAGTCGCGGGCCGACGCCCAGTCCGGACGGGACGACGGGAACGAGCACCGGGCGTCGTCCGGGCGACGCACGGATCAGCAACCCCGGCAGGAACCGACCGGGACGCAGGAACCGACCAGAACGCAGGAACAGTCGACGAGATCACAGCAGGATCCGGGCGCGCGACGGACGCCGGAGCGAGGCGACGCGGGCGTGGCCAAGTCGGGACGCTCCGGCCGTCAGTCCCGGGATTCGGACGCTGCCAGCGTGGCGGACCTGGAGACGCGGTCGATCCCGTCGCTCGATCCCGAGCGGACGAACGAGCCGGGGAGCGATCAGGCCGATCGGGCGGGGCCGTCGCCGGCCGCGGGCGGTCCGACCCCGCGCTCGGAAGCGGATCCGGGCGCGGCCACGGGCGGGAATCCGGAACCGACCCCCTCAGGGCGGGTCGATCAGCCGGAGCAGGGGCCGGCGGGTGAGCGCGGGGCCGGACGCGAGCCCGAGGACGCGGCCGCCCAGGGCGGGCGTGGGAATCCCCAGCCCGAGCCGGCGGAGACCGAGGCGGCCGGAGAGCCGGCGGGAAGCGCCGACCCCGCCGAGATCGAGGAGCTGGAAGCCAAAGTCGACGAGCGGGAGGCCGAGATCGAGGAACTCGAGTCGGAACTGGAGACCGTCTCCGAGGAACGTGACGAACTGGCTGCCGAGCGGGACGAACTCGAAGAACGCGTCGAACGGCTCGAACGACGCATCGACGAACTCCGGACGGAGGAGGGCGGCGAGTCGGTCGCCGACCGCGAGCGACTCGGCCCCGGGGAGGCGATCCAGGGGACGAACCTGTTCGTCCGCTACGAGTCCAAGGGCGAGGCGACGCTGGAGGCCGCCCACGCGGGGAAGGCCGAAGCCAGCGCCGTCAACGCCAATCTCCAGCTCCAGTACCACACCCAGTTCGAGGCCGACGACGTGGCGGTCGACGGCGAGCCGTTCCAGGAGTACCTCACCGACACGATCCAGTACCGCTTCGTCGAGTGGGTCGTGCGGGTGCTCCCCTACGAGATCCGCGATACCGGCCACCAGGAGGCGCTCGGACCGCTGTACGACGCGCTCCCGCAGATCGACCGGGCGGACCTCAACGGCGCCATCACGGTCCAGTACGAGGAGGACGGGGAACAGCATCGCAGCCAGGAGTCCTTCGACGTGATCCTCAGAGATCGGATGGGGAACCCGCTGCTGGTGGCGAACATGAACGAGTCACGCCAGCCGGCGAGCCAGGACATGATGGAGGGACTCATCGCGGCGGGCCAGCGGGTCGGCGAGTCGAAGGAGTCGCTGACGGGGGCCTTCCTCGTCACGTCGAGTTTCTTCGAGCCGGAGGCGATGGAGGCGGCCGCCGACGCCACGGGGAGCGGGCTGCTCAGCCGTGACAAGCGGGAGAGCTTCGTGAAACTCTCGCGGAAAGACGGGTTCCACCTCTGCCTGGTCGAAGCCCGGGAAGAGAAGTTCAACCTCTCCGTACCGGAGATCTAG